In SAR324 cluster bacterium, the genomic stretch TGCCGTCAGCGGGTTAGGGTCTGTTAAAACCATAAGTGCTGGAAAGAATTACACCTGCGCAGTCCTCGACAACAGTTCCGCTAGGTGTTGGGGGTCTAATTCCAATGGACAATTGGGGGATGGAACTACCACCACACGCACCGTTCCCTTTGCCGTCAGTGGGTTGGGATCGGTTAACTCCATCAGTGCTGGAGGAACTCACACTTGCGCACTACTGAACGACAAAACCGCAAAATGTTGGGGATCTAATCTCAATGGACAACTGGGGAATGGAAGCCTTGGAACCGACAATGCCACCCCAGATAACGTTCTAAATCTCAGCAATGTTCGGTTGCCCTGAGCGCTAAATTTTTGATTTTGTGGATGGATCGTTCATGCGTTTGTGGGTGAGGGTTTTTGGATCATAGCGATCCAAGAGGTTCAATTTTTCCGCAGAAAGTCCTGAAAACTTCCGAAAAACCTCTCCATGTCCCCCATCCTGCGAAGGCTCATCCGAAAGCAATTCTCCAGTGGGGGTCTCATCGCCCGCACCAGGATGCCCTGCTCTTTGAGGTAGTTGACTGCTGCTGAGGCTCCTCCCTTGGGTTCCACTAGGAGAAAGTTGGCCTCTGCTGGATACAACTTCACTCCCTCTTCCCGCAAGAAACTCTCCAATTGAGGTTTGACCTCTTGCATCAAGTGATTGACCAACTCCTGCCAAGGCTTCTGGTCCGCGAGCAGAGCTTGCGCAGCAACTACTGCGGCCATATTGACGTCATAGGGCCCGCGAATCTTCAGCAATTCATTGATGAACTCTTCCCGAGCCACCACGTAACCTAGTCGCAAGGAGGGGATTGCAAAGGCCTTCGAGAAGGTCCGGATCACAACCAGATTGCTGTACCTTTCCAGGAGTGAGAGGCAGGTCTTGCCTGTGAATTCGTAGTAGGCCTCATCGACCAACACGGCACAGTCAGGAAATTCTCGCAGTAAAGCTTCGACCTGGTTCAAAGGAGCAGAGGTGCCAGTGGGGTTGTTCGGATTGATCACCACGATGATCCGGGTCTGTGCGTTGACTGCCTGTCGAATTTTTTCATAAGGGAAGGCAAAGTCGTCTGGATAGGACACCTCAATAAAATCCGCGCCAATCGTTCCCACCGTCTGCTTGAACATCGTGAACCCGGGCATCGCCATCACCAGGTTGGTTCCCGGGTCCAACAAGCAGCGCAAGACCACGTCAATTCCCTGATCAGATCCATTGGTCACCAGTAATTGTTCAGGGGGCACACCCACGTATTTCCCAAGCTGCTCCGTGAAGGAACCATAATGGGGGTAGACATGGAGTGGGCCGTCAACTAGGTACTGCTGAAGGGCCTTGCGCACGGATGGAGGAGGTGGTTCAGGAGATTCATTGAAGTCCATCAGCAGGTATTCATCAGGATTGCGACCTTCCAAGGGAGGTTTATAGGTTCCCAGGGCAGAGATGGGAGGACGGATGCGCATTTAGATATCCTTCAAAAAATTGGGCCGGTTTGTGCTTGCGAAGAGAGACATCCTAGCATAAATTATTGAATTCCCAAGCTACTGAAAATTCTTCTCTTCCCGCTCCAACTGAACGTGAAACTCCATCGTTTTTTCCTGCTGTTTGCCTGCTTCCACTTTCTATCCGTACCTGGATTGATGGCCTACCAACCAGACTGGAAAGACGTCGTGGATCAGTTCCAGGACAAGATCAAGTGGGAGCGCGCCAGTTACGAAGCTGAGGTTCAGGTTTTTGATCCCTTTCGGCAATTGGAGGATGGGACACCACTGGAGATCCCCCATCTAGCTTACAAACAGTTGGTGCACTGGAAAAACGACGAGTACCTGACTGTAGAGACCATGAACTTAGAAGGGGTGATGCTGCACTACTTCTACGAGGTTGAAGGAACTCGGATCAACGAACACATTGCGAAAAATCGGCGCTTTGAGTGGATGGACCTGAGGCCCTACTACATTTTCTTCTTCAGCCACGATCTGGAGCATTTTCGGGCAGCGCTCAAGGAGTTGGAGATTCCTGCCAACACCCACACGATGTACCTCGCTCCCGATGGAAACGTCTACCACCGCTTTGGGCATCCAGA encodes the following:
- a CDS encoding RCC1 repeat-containing protein, which gives rise to LESVKSISTGGYHTCAVLDDGSARCWGYNGLGQLGDGTTIPRNSPVAVSGLGSVKTISAGKNYTCAVLDNSSARCWGSNSNGQLGDGTTTTRTVPFAVSGLGSVNSISAGGTHTCALLNDKTAKCWGSNLNGQLGNGSLGTDNATPDNVLNLSNVRLP
- a CDS encoding histidinol-phosphate transaminase; amino-acid sequence: MRIRPPISALGTYKPPLEGRNPDEYLLMDFNESPEPPPPSVRKALQQYLVDGPLHVYPHYGSFTEQLGKYVGVPPEQLLVTNGSDQGIDVVLRCLLDPGTNLVMAMPGFTMFKQTVGTIGADFIEVSYPDDFAFPYEKIRQAVNAQTRIIVVINPNNPTGTSAPLNQVEALLREFPDCAVLVDEAYYEFTGKTCLSLLERYSNLVVIRTFSKAFAIPSLRLGYVVAREEFINELLKIRGPYDVNMAAVVAAQALLADQKPWQELVNHLMQEVKPQLESFLREEGVKLYPAEANFLLVEPKGGASAAVNYLKEQGILVRAMRPPLENCFRMSLRRMGDMERFFGSFQDFLRKN